A window of the Nocardia sp. NBC_01329 genome harbors these coding sequences:
- a CDS encoding alpha/beta hydrolase produces the protein MSTLHVHRFGPAGGPVLLALHGLTGHGKRWAALATGSLPDIRVIAPDLRGHGRSTALPPWDLETIVADLVALITAETDEPVLVVAHSFGGACALHLARQYPELVRGLILLDPAAALDPAWLHEIAEATLDSPDYTDTDEARMDKLATGWGAVAPELLRAELDEHLVPTANGRMRWRVDTAALIAYWGQLARAVALPAPGLPTVVVRATKVDPPFVTPGLLTALADRLGDDLTVHEWDCEHMVGQILPGETAALIRTAL, from the coding sequence GTGTCCACACTGCATGTTCATCGTTTCGGCCCGGCCGGCGGGCCGGTGCTACTGGCCCTGCACGGCCTGACCGGCCACGGGAAACGCTGGGCGGCACTGGCCACCGGATCACTGCCCGATATCCGGGTGATCGCCCCCGACCTGCGCGGACACGGCCGTTCCACCGCGCTGCCGCCGTGGGATCTCGAAACGATCGTCGCGGATCTGGTGGCGCTGATCACCGCGGAAACCGATGAGCCGGTACTGGTGGTGGCGCACTCCTTCGGCGGCGCGTGCGCACTGCATCTGGCCCGGCAGTACCCGGAACTGGTCCGTGGCCTGATACTGCTCGACCCGGCCGCGGCGCTGGACCCGGCCTGGTTGCACGAGATCGCCGAGGCCACCCTCGATTCGCCCGATTACACCGACACCGACGAGGCCCGGATGGACAAGCTCGCCACCGGCTGGGGCGCCGTCGCGCCGGAACTGCTGCGCGCCGAACTCGACGAGCATCTGGTGCCCACCGCGAACGGCCGGATGCGATGGCGGGTGGATACGGCGGCCCTGATCGCGTACTGGGGTCAGCTCGCTCGTGCGGTCGCACTTCCCGCACCCGGTCTCCCGACTGTGGTGGTCCGGGCCACGAAGGTGGATCCACCGTTCGTCACGCCCGGGCTCCTCACCGCTCTCGCCGACCGGCTCGGCGACGACCTGACCGTGCACGAATGGGATTGCGAGCATATGGTCGGCCAGATCCTGCCCGGTGAGACAGCGGCGTTGATCCGCACCGCGCTGTAG
- the nirB gene encoding nitrite reductase large subunit NirB has product MNAQRRTVVVAGHGMVGHRFVEAIRARDEAGQWQVVVLGEEKLAAYDRVGLSAYVGSWETASLALPGNEYIGDDLVDLRLGQRAEIIDKDVQKVTTTSGEVLDYDALVLATGSYPFVPPVPGHEHAECFVYRTLQDLDGIRAAADAAGPGAHGVVVGGGLLGLEAANALRLLGLTPHVVEYNDRLMPAQVDEGGGAILEKLVTDLGLRVHTGVGTAGIERDDAADPAERLRISLSDESVIDAALVVFSAGVRPRDRLARDAGLEVGPRGGVITDLGLATSDPNIYAIGECAAIEGVCYGLVAPGYTTAEIVADRLLGGAGEFPGADMSTKLKLLGVDVASFGDAHGTTEGALSVVLHDAARGTYAKLVISDDAQTLLGGILVGDATQYAALRPLVGRPLPAEPAALISPAGAELGADALPDEAQICSCNDVSKGAICGAIAEGACDIPAIKACTKAGTSCGGCVPMIKKVLEQSGVEMSKALCEHFTQSRAELFQTVQATGIRTFSELIARHGKGTGCDICKPTVASILASTSSDHILEGEQAALQDTNDHFLANMQKNGTYSVVPRMPGGEVTPEQLIVIGEVAKEFGLYTKITGGQRIDLFGARVEQLPLIWKRLVDAGMESGHAYGKSLRTVKSCVGSTWCRYGQQDSVGMAVLLEKRYRGLRSPHKLKLAVSGCARECAEARGKDVGVIATENGWNLYVGGNGGLTPRHAVLLAGDLDDETLISYIDRYLMFYIRTADRLQRTAPWQEDLGIDYVREVVCADSLGIAADLEQAMTAHVAGYRDEWAAVLDDEEKLSRFVSFVNAPAETDPTITFDESGERKVPVLLGLPAVPGGGSGA; this is encoded by the coding sequence ATGAACGCACAGCGCAGAACAGTCGTCGTCGCCGGACACGGCATGGTCGGGCACCGGTTCGTCGAGGCGATCCGCGCGCGGGACGAAGCGGGGCAGTGGCAGGTCGTCGTACTCGGTGAGGAAAAGCTCGCCGCCTACGACCGCGTGGGCCTGTCCGCCTACGTCGGTAGCTGGGAAACCGCCTCGCTGGCGTTGCCGGGTAACGAGTACATCGGCGACGATCTGGTCGATCTGCGCCTCGGGCAGCGGGCCGAGATCATCGACAAGGACGTCCAGAAGGTCACCACCACCTCCGGTGAGGTCCTCGACTACGACGCGCTGGTCCTGGCGACCGGTTCCTACCCGTTCGTGCCCCCCGTGCCGGGGCACGAACACGCGGAGTGCTTCGTCTATCGGACCCTCCAGGACCTCGACGGGATCAGGGCCGCCGCCGACGCCGCCGGGCCGGGCGCGCACGGTGTGGTCGTGGGCGGCGGCCTGCTCGGACTGGAGGCCGCCAACGCGCTGCGCCTGCTCGGGCTGACCCCGCACGTGGTGGAGTACAACGACCGCCTGATGCCGGCCCAGGTGGACGAGGGCGGCGGGGCGATCCTGGAGAAGCTGGTCACCGACCTGGGGCTGCGAGTGCACACCGGGGTGGGCACCGCCGGGATCGAACGCGACGACGCGGCCGACCCCGCCGAGCGGCTGCGGATCAGCTTGTCCGACGAGAGCGTTATCGATGCCGCGCTCGTGGTGTTCTCCGCGGGCGTCCGTCCGCGGGACCGGCTAGCCCGCGACGCCGGCCTCGAAGTCGGCCCGCGCGGTGGTGTGATCACCGACCTGGGCCTGGCCACCTCGGATCCGAACATCTACGCCATCGGCGAATGCGCGGCGATCGAGGGTGTCTGCTACGGCCTGGTGGCGCCCGGGTACACCACCGCCGAGATCGTGGCCGACCGGCTGTTGGGGGGTGCCGGTGAGTTCCCCGGCGCCGATATGTCCACCAAGCTGAAACTGCTCGGCGTGGATGTGGCGAGCTTCGGCGACGCGCACGGCACCACCGAGGGCGCGCTGTCGGTGGTGCTGCACGACGCGGCGCGGGGCACCTACGCCAAACTGGTGATCTCCGACGACGCGCAGACCCTGCTGGGCGGCATCCTGGTCGGCGACGCCACCCAGTACGCCGCATTGCGCCCGCTGGTGGGCCGGCCGCTGCCGGCCGAACCGGCCGCGCTGATCTCCCCGGCCGGAGCGGAACTGGGTGCCGACGCGCTGCCCGACGAAGCACAGATCTGCTCCTGCAACGATGTGAGCAAGGGCGCCATCTGCGGTGCCATCGCCGAGGGCGCCTGCGATATCCCGGCCATCAAGGCCTGCACCAAGGCCGGCACTTCCTGCGGCGGTTGTGTGCCGATGATCAAGAAGGTGCTCGAACAGTCCGGTGTCGAGATGTCCAAGGCCCTGTGCGAGCACTTCACACAGTCGCGCGCGGAGCTCTTCCAGACCGTGCAGGCCACCGGTATCCGCACCTTCTCCGAACTGATCGCCCGGCACGGTAAGGGCACCGGGTGCGATATCTGCAAGCCGACCGTGGCCTCCATCCTGGCTTCCACCTCCAGCGATCACATTCTCGAGGGCGAACAGGCCGCGCTCCAGGACACCAACGACCATTTCCTTGCCAATATGCAGAAGAACGGCACCTACTCGGTGGTGCCGCGGATGCCGGGCGGGGAGGTCACGCCGGAGCAACTGATCGTGATCGGCGAGGTCGCCAAGGAGTTCGGCCTCTACACCAAGATCACCGGCGGGCAGCGGATCGACCTGTTCGGGGCGCGTGTGGAACAGTTGCCGCTCATCTGGAAGCGGCTCGTGGACGCCGGCATGGAATCGGGCCACGCGTACGGCAAATCGCTACGCACCGTCAAGAGCTGTGTCGGATCCACCTGGTGCCGCTACGGCCAGCAGGATTCGGTGGGCATGGCCGTACTGTTGGAGAAGCGCTACCGTGGATTGCGGTCGCCGCACAAATTGAAGCTGGCGGTCTCCGGTTGCGCTCGCGAATGCGCCGAGGCCCGCGGCAAGGATGTGGGTGTCATCGCCACCGAGAACGGGTGGAACCTCTACGTCGGCGGCAACGGCGGTCTCACTCCCAGACACGCGGTGCTGCTGGCCGGGGATCTCGACGACGAGACCCTGATCTCCTATATCGACCGCTACCTGATGTTCTACATCCGTACCGCGGATCGGCTGCAGCGCACCGCGCCCTGGCAGGAGGATCTCGGTATCGATTACGTCCGTGAGGTGGTCTGCGCGGACAGCCTCGGAATCGCCGCCGATCTGGAGCAGGCGATGACCGCCCATGTGGCCGGTTACCGCGACGAATGGGCCGCTGTCCTCGACGACGAGGAGAAGCTCTCCCGGTTCGTATCGTTCGTCAACGCTCCGGCCGAGACCGATCCGACCATCACCTTCGACGAGAGCGGTGAGCGAAAGGTCCCGGTGCTGCTGGGCCTGCCCGCCGTGCCCGGAGGAGGTAGCGGAGCGTGA
- the nirD gene encoding nitrite reductase small subunit NirD, producing MTIIDSPAIVPAVTTGWTRACPLEYLIPGRGVAVLLPGGAQAALFLLPEGTLYAVGNIDPFGRAAVMSRGIVGDRGGEPVVASPLLKQAFSLLDGRCLDNDTESLPVYSVRVDDGQVSISDRPVTVAPNGCPA from the coding sequence ATGACCATTATCGATAGTCCCGCGATCGTTCCGGCCGTTACCACAGGGTGGACCCGGGCATGTCCGCTCGAATACCTGATCCCCGGCCGCGGTGTGGCGGTACTACTGCCCGGCGGCGCCCAGGCGGCCCTGTTCTTGCTGCCCGAGGGGACGCTGTACGCGGTCGGCAATATCGACCCCTTCGGCCGGGCGGCGGTGATGTCGCGCGGCATCGTCGGCGACCGCGGCGGGGAGCCGGTGGTCGCGTCGCCGTTGCTGAAGCAGGCCTTCTCGCTGCTCGACGGGCGGTGCCTGGACAACGATACGGAGAGCCTGCCGGTATATTCCGTGCGCGTGGACGACGGACAGGTGTCGATCTCGGACCGGCCCGTGACCGTGGCCCCGAACGGCTGCCCAGCATGA
- a CDS encoding sirohydrochlorin chelatase → MRAPAPALVLVAHGTRSASGVQMIAALAEAVGHESGRADAPAGRCGQTVTPGSPGRDHRARLGGPGHAICGCLPDPTAGFEPEVTASPALRTAFVDVLGPSPAEVLRDLAARSTVAGEPVPAVVVPAFLASGYHVYQDVPREIAESGHPAVTVTAAMGPDPALARVMAVRLRSAGWRPGDAVVFAAAGSSDPRARADVRRAAAMLTARLATPVRTAYVATGTPRVPEVVAQVRVTGQERVFIASYLLAHGLFHERLHQAGATGVAEPIGVHPAVVRLIADRYRAAVRDVDRVGVR, encoded by the coding sequence ATGAGGGCCCCGGCGCCCGCGCTGGTGCTGGTCGCGCACGGTACCCGCAGCGCCAGCGGTGTGCAGATGATCGCCGCGCTGGCCGAAGCAGTAGGACACGAATCGGGCCGGGCGGATGCGCCGGCCGGCCGGTGCGGGCAGACCGTCACACCGGGTTCGCCGGGCCGTGACCACCGGGCCCGGCTCGGCGGGCCCGGGCACGCGATCTGCGGTTGCTTGCCCGATCCGACCGCGGGTTTCGAACCGGAGGTGACCGCGTCCCCGGCCCTGCGTACCGCGTTCGTCGATGTACTCGGTCCCTCGCCCGCCGAGGTGCTGCGCGATCTGGCAGCCCGGTCCACTGTGGCCGGCGAACCCGTTCCGGCGGTGGTGGTTCCGGCGTTCCTGGCCTCCGGCTACCACGTCTACCAGGATGTTCCCCGAGAGATCGCGGAGAGCGGCCATCCGGCGGTGACCGTCACGGCGGCGATGGGTCCGGACCCCGCGCTGGCGCGCGTCATGGCCGTGCGGTTGCGTTCGGCCGGTTGGCGTCCCGGGGATGCCGTGGTCTTCGCCGCGGCGGGTTCCTCGGACCCGCGTGCCCGAGCCGATGTGCGCCGCGCCGCCGCCATGCTCACCGCCCGACTCGCGACTCCGGTGCGTACCGCCTATGTCGCCACCGGGACACCGCGAGTTCCGGAGGTGGTGGCACAGGTGCGCGTGACCGGGCAGGAGCGAGTGTTCATCGCCTCCTATCTGCTCGCGCACGGGCTCTTCCATGAACGCCTGCACCAGGCGGGCGCGACCGGGGTCGCCGAGCCGATCGGAGTACACCCGGCCGTGGTCCGGTTGATCGCGGATCGGTATCGGGCCGCCGTCCGCGACGTGGACCGCGTGGGAGTGCGTTGA
- a CDS encoding amino acid ABC transporter ATP-binding protein, translated as MTDTTEHKTESARIRVHGLAKSFGDRQVLRGIEFESPRGTSTVLLGPSGSGKTTVLRSLNALDTPERGVIGIDEVEIDFARLPAGRAGRREANRLRAQSGMVFQSHNLFPHRTVLENVIEGPVVAQRRPREEAVAEAKALLDQVGLGDRADTYPFQLSGGQQQRVGIARALALKPRVVLFDEPTSALDPELVGEVLAVIKDLAAQDWTMVIVTHEIRFARQVADQVLFLDEGVIVERGSADQVIGDPRQDRTRRFLKRILDPG; from the coding sequence ATGACCGACACCACCGAACACAAGACCGAGTCCGCGCGCATCCGGGTACACGGGCTGGCGAAATCCTTCGGAGACCGGCAGGTCCTGCGCGGAATCGAATTCGAGTCCCCGCGGGGGACCTCGACCGTACTGCTGGGCCCCTCCGGATCCGGTAAGACCACCGTGCTGCGGTCACTCAACGCGCTGGACACCCCGGAGCGCGGCGTGATCGGCATCGACGAGGTCGAGATCGACTTCGCCCGGCTCCCGGCGGGCCGAGCCGGCCGCCGGGAGGCGAACCGCCTGCGGGCACAGAGCGGGATGGTTTTCCAGTCCCACAATCTTTTCCCGCACCGCACAGTGCTGGAGAACGTCATCGAGGGTCCGGTCGTCGCGCAGCGGCGGCCCCGGGAGGAGGCCGTGGCCGAGGCGAAGGCGCTGCTCGACCAGGTCGGACTCGGCGACCGTGCCGACACCTATCCGTTCCAACTCTCGGGCGGACAGCAGCAGCGGGTCGGCATCGCGCGTGCCCTGGCGCTGAAACCGCGAGTAGTGCTGTTCGACGAGCCGACCTCGGCACTGGATCCGGAATTGGTGGGCGAGGTGCTCGCGGTGATCAAGGATCTGGCGGCCCAGGACTGGACGATGGTGATCGTCACCCACGAGATCCGTTTCGCCCGGCAAGTGGCCGATCAGGTTCTGTTCCTCGACGAGGGCGTCATCGTCGAGCGGGGCTCGGCGGATCAGGTGATCGGCGACCCGCGGCAGGACCGGACGCGGCGATTCCTGAAACGGATTCTCGACCCCGGGTGA
- a CDS encoding uroporphyrinogen-III synthase: MTVPDANASLAGFTIGITAARRAEEFATLLTRRGASVVSAPAIRIIPLADDTELERVTGELVAHPPQIAVATTGIGFRGWMEAAEGWGLAEQLRSTLGGTRMLARGPKAKGAIRAAELREEWSPASESSAEVLDHLLAEGVEGVRIAVQLHGATTKWEPIPDFCEVLRCAGADVVPVPVYRWEPPADRGPMDQLIEAIVTSAIDCVTFTSAPAVASMLMRAKETGVLEGVLHALRSRVPAACVGPITAAPLEELGVPTTMPGRARLGALARHVAEELPRRAGRINASGHTISVRGACVVVDGTVKQLAPAPMALMRALARHPGRVVSRADLLAALPGGGDDTHAVETAIARLRAGLGTPKAIQTVVKRGYRLAMDPAECIDNNADTAPAPARNARYVRTVVPG, translated from the coding sequence ATGACGGTTCCGGACGCGAACGCTTCGCTGGCCGGTTTCACGATCGGTATCACCGCGGCCCGCCGGGCCGAGGAATTCGCCACGCTGCTCACCCGGCGGGGCGCCTCGGTTGTCTCCGCGCCGGCCATCCGGATCATTCCGCTCGCCGACGACACCGAACTGGAGCGGGTGACCGGTGAGCTCGTCGCCCATCCGCCTCAGATCGCCGTGGCCACCACCGGTATCGGATTCCGCGGCTGGATGGAGGCCGCCGAGGGTTGGGGCCTGGCCGAGCAATTACGGTCGACTCTGGGCGGAACCCGGATGCTTGCGCGCGGCCCCAAGGCCAAGGGAGCGATCCGGGCTGCCGAATTGCGTGAGGAATGGTCCCCGGCGTCCGAGTCCTCGGCCGAAGTGCTGGACCATCTGCTCGCCGAAGGTGTCGAGGGGGTGCGGATCGCGGTCCAGTTGCACGGTGCCACCACCAAATGGGAGCCGATTCCCGATTTCTGTGAGGTGCTGCGCTGCGCGGGCGCCGATGTGGTGCCGGTGCCTGTCTACCGGTGGGAGCCGCCCGCGGACCGCGGCCCGATGGACCAGTTGATCGAGGCCATCGTGACCTCGGCGATCGACTGTGTGACCTTCACCAGCGCCCCGGCTGTCGCGTCGATGCTGATGCGCGCCAAGGAAACCGGAGTGCTCGAGGGCGTATTGCACGCGCTGCGCAGTCGGGTGCCGGCGGCTTGCGTCGGGCCGATCACCGCGGCCCCGCTCGAAGAACTCGGCGTGCCCACCACGATGCCGGGCCGGGCTCGGCTGGGCGCGCTGGCCCGCCACGTCGCCGAGGAGCTTCCGCGTCGAGCCGGGCGGATCAACGCCTCCGGGCACACCATCAGCGTGCGCGGTGCGTGCGTGGTGGTCGACGGTACGGTGAAACAGCTCGCGCCGGCGCCCATGGCCCTGATGCGCGCGCTGGCCCGCCATCCCGGCCGGGTCGTCTCCCGTGCGGATCTGCTGGCGGCGCTGCCCGGCGGCGGCGACGATACGCATGCCGTGGAGACCGCGATCGCCCGGTTGCGGGCGGGGCTGGGCACTCCGAAAGCGATCCAGACCGTGGTCAAGCGCGGTTACCGGCTCGCCATGGACCCCGCCGAATGCATCGACAACAACGCTGATACCGCGCCGGCCCCCGCGCGCAACGCGCGCTACGTCCGCACTGTGGTGCCGGGATGA
- a CDS encoding NTP transferase domain-containing protein — protein sequence MPNSPLAPDVIVLAGGRASRMGGVDKPGLVVGGRSMLETALAAAASLGRTVVVGPPRPALGTHIRQTREPEPGSGPVAALAAGLAALGEGPTAHIVVLAADLPFLTDSAISELLRHSDDFDAVFAADLSGRPQYLIGVWRTEPLVARLRELDTVINQPMKALVPLRTNIVALAGVDDCDTPGEIDAARAAFDTPANGDPRGTGTAATRQSASSDAEPLSLDQAQEILRDELTRLPERRAELHRARGAALAAPLIAAEALPRFDVSAMDGYAVAGEGPWELRADIGFAGGQRPDGLHPGEAVRIATGAQVPEGTTRVLRDEFARTGAANRLYRLPDAPARSDIRRRGEDRDLGDEIAPAGTTVTIALVSASTAVEVTTATVRGPVRARIVMTGDEIRSAGPLQAGQTRDSIGPILPDLLAAHGIPVLDQVHLRDTAHGFDQVLATATDCDLLVVVGATGGGAADQLRGALDRCGGRILVPRLALRPGGSTVVAELPTASTVLGLPGNPYAAIATLLALVPAIVGGRTGAPARRSPTGPLRNAAEISGPVTRIVPARYSAGGGWIGDPAIRTAHLGGLVDRDGLVVVAPGARDGDSVEFIPLP from the coding sequence ATGCCGAATTCTCCGCTGGCCCCGGATGTGATCGTGCTCGCCGGGGGGCGGGCCAGCCGGATGGGTGGCGTCGACAAACCGGGCCTCGTCGTCGGCGGACGATCCATGCTGGAGACGGCGCTGGCCGCAGCGGCGTCCCTCGGCCGGACGGTGGTGGTCGGTCCGCCCCGGCCGGCCCTCGGCACACATATCCGGCAGACCCGGGAGCCGGAACCGGGGTCGGGCCCGGTCGCCGCGCTCGCCGCCGGACTCGCCGCGCTCGGGGAGGGCCCGACCGCCCATATCGTCGTGCTCGCCGCCGACCTGCCCTTCCTCACCGATTCCGCGATCAGCGAATTGCTGCGGCACAGTGATGATTTCGACGCGGTGTTCGCCGCCGACCTCTCGGGGCGCCCCCAGTACCTCATCGGAGTGTGGCGGACCGAACCGCTGGTGGCCCGGCTTCGCGAACTGGACACCGTGATCAATCAGCCGATGAAAGCCCTGGTCCCGCTTCGTACGAATATCGTCGCGCTCGCCGGGGTCGACGACTGCGATACTCCCGGCGAGATCGATGCCGCACGCGCCGCGTTCGATACGCCGGCGAACGGAGACCCCCGCGGAACCGGTACAGCGGCAACCAGGCAGAGCGCATCGTCGGACGCCGAACCGCTCTCCCTGGATCAGGCACAGGAGATACTGCGCGACGAACTCACCCGGCTTCCCGAACGGCGGGCGGAACTGCACCGGGCCCGGGGCGCCGCCCTGGCCGCACCGCTGATCGCCGCCGAAGCACTACCTCGATTCGATGTCTCGGCGATGGACGGTTACGCGGTCGCGGGCGAAGGCCCATGGGAATTGCGCGCCGATATCGGCTTCGCCGGTGGGCAACGCCCCGATGGCCTGCACCCGGGCGAAGCGGTACGTATCGCCACCGGAGCTCAGGTCCCCGAGGGCACGACCCGGGTACTGCGCGACGAATTCGCTCGGACCGGCGCCGCGAACCGCTTGTACCGGCTGCCCGATGCCCCGGCGCGCTCCGATATCCGCCGGCGCGGCGAGGACCGCGACCTCGGCGACGAGATCGCCCCGGCGGGAACCACGGTGACCATCGCGCTCGTCTCCGCCTCGACGGCGGTAGAGGTCACCACCGCCACCGTCCGCGGCCCGGTCCGCGCCCGGATCGTCATGACCGGCGATGAGATCCGCAGCGCCGGCCCCTTACAGGCCGGGCAGACCCGCGATTCGATCGGTCCGATCCTGCCCGATCTGCTCGCTGCTCACGGCATCCCGGTGCTCGATCAGGTCCATCTACGCGATACCGCCCACGGTTTCGACCAGGTGCTGGCCACCGCGACCGACTGCGATCTGCTGGTCGTCGTCGGTGCCACCGGCGGCGGCGCGGCCGACCAGCTCCGTGGCGCCCTCGACCGCTGCGGGGGCCGCATCCTCGTGCCCCGGCTCGCCCTGCGTCCCGGCGGATCCACCGTTGTCGCCGAACTACCTACAGCGTCGACAGTTCTCGGACTCCCCGGCAACCCCTACGCGGCGATCGCGACCCTGCTGGCCCTGGTGCCCGCCATCGTCGGGGGCCGTACCGGTGCCCCGGCCCGGCGCAGCCCCACCGGGCCACTGCGCAATGCGGCCGAGATCTCCGGCCCGGTGACGCGGATCGTGCCCGCCCGGTACAGCGCCGGGGGCGGTTGGATCGGCGATCCCGCGATCCGCACCGCCCACCTCGGTGGGCTCGTCGATCGTGACGGGCTGGTCGTCGTCGCGCCGGGGGCCCGGGACGGCGACAGCGTGGAGTTCATCCCGCTGCCCTGA
- a CDS encoding MGMT family protein, with protein sequence MVTTDEQIERVRELVASIPAGRVATYGDIAAAAGLSTPRTVGWIMRTDAADLPWHRVLGASGRPAAHLAARQLRLLAAEGVPVTDGRVHLRSARYPFD encoded by the coding sequence ATGGTCACCACCGACGAACAGATCGAACGCGTACGCGAACTGGTCGCGTCGATCCCCGCGGGCCGGGTCGCGACCTACGGCGATATCGCCGCCGCGGCCGGACTGTCCACCCCGCGGACCGTGGGCTGGATCATGCGCACCGATGCCGCCGATCTGCCCTGGCACCGGGTCCTGGGCGCTTCCGGCAGACCGGCGGCCCACCTCGCCGCACGCCAGCTGCGGTTGCTGGCGGCCGAAGGTGTACCCGTCACGGACGGACGGGTACACCTGCGTAGCGCGCGTTACCCGTTCGACTGA
- a CDS encoding ABC transporter substrate-binding protein/permease — translation MRHVFRGALLFLLLILTGTTQVGVATAQDPDRPVVRVGTEGTYPPFSFHDPRTQQLTGYDIEVIEAIADRAGWELEFVETQWDAIFPALDSDRIDVIANQVSVNDERRGKYGLSSTYTYSHGVIVRRTGDERIQSVDDLAGRTTAQSSTSNWARVAREAGAEVEAVEGFAQAAALLTQGRVDAIVNDNIAVLDYLASTGSTDIEIVGDAGAASEQVLAFRKDDGPLLDQANRAIAALSADGTLADISEKYFMADVSVPDGGAADLSEGRGHRDTWEVLRGAAWPMFVGLVEVTIPLTALSFAIGLALALLVALARISPYRFLAGPARAFISIIRGTPLLVQLFIVFYGLPQIGLKFDPFIAAVIAFSLNVAGYAAEVVRSAILSVPKGQFEAAATIGLGYAQTLRRVILPQATRTAVPPLSNTLLSLLKDTSLGSVVLLTELFREAQLAAAESNDFLALYTFAALYYWVICVALSAAQKRLETRFDRYVAK, via the coding sequence ATGCGACACGTGTTCAGGGGCGCGCTGCTGTTCCTGCTGCTGATACTCACCGGGACCACCCAGGTGGGCGTAGCGACGGCTCAGGATCCCGACCGACCCGTCGTCCGGGTCGGCACCGAGGGCACCTATCCGCCGTTCTCGTTCCACGATCCGCGAACCCAGCAGCTGACCGGCTACGACATCGAGGTGATCGAGGCGATCGCCGACCGAGCCGGCTGGGAACTCGAATTCGTCGAGACGCAATGGGACGCGATCTTCCCCGCCCTGGATTCCGACCGGATCGACGTCATCGCCAATCAGGTCTCGGTCAACGACGAGCGCCGGGGCAAGTACGGCCTGTCCAGCACCTACACCTACTCACACGGGGTGATCGTCCGGCGCACGGGCGACGAGCGCATCCAGAGCGTCGACGACCTCGCCGGCCGGACCACCGCGCAGTCGAGCACCAGCAACTGGGCACGGGTCGCGCGGGAGGCCGGTGCCGAGGTCGAGGCGGTCGAGGGGTTCGCACAGGCGGCGGCACTGCTCACCCAGGGCCGGGTCGACGCGATCGTCAACGACAACATCGCCGTCCTCGACTACCTGGCCAGTACCGGATCCACGGATATCGAAATCGTCGGCGACGCCGGGGCGGCCAGTGAGCAGGTACTCGCCTTCCGCAAGGACGACGGACCCCTACTCGATCAGGCGAATCGGGCGATCGCCGCCTTATCGGCCGACGGGACGCTCGCCGATATCTCGGAGAAGTACTTCATGGCTGACGTCTCCGTACCCGACGGCGGTGCCGCCGACCTCTCCGAAGGGCGCGGTCACCGCGACACCTGGGAAGTGCTGCGCGGGGCGGCGTGGCCGATGTTCGTCGGTCTCGTCGAGGTGACGATCCCGCTGACCGCGCTGAGCTTCGCGATCGGGCTCGCGCTCGCGCTGCTGGTGGCGCTCGCGCGGATCTCCCCTTACCGGTTCCTCGCCGGCCCGGCCCGCGCGTTCATCTCGATCATTCGCGGCACGCCGCTGCTGGTTCAACTGTTCATCGTCTTCTACGGCCTGCCCCAGATCGGTTTGAAGTTCGACCCGTTCATCGCGGCCGTGATCGCCTTCAGCCTCAATGTGGCCGGTTATGCGGCCGAAGTGGTCCGGTCGGCGATCCTGTCCGTACCGAAGGGGCAGTTCGAGGCGGCGGCGACGATCGGCCTGGGGTATGCGCAGACACTGCGCCGCGTCATCCTGCCGCAGGCGACGAGAACCGCGGTGCCACCGCTGTCCAACACACTGCTCTCGCTGCTCAAGGACACGTCGCTGGGCTCAGTGGTGCTGCTGACCGAATTGTTCCGGGAGGCACAGCTCGCGGCGGCCGAGAGCAACGATTTCCTCGCGCTCTACACGTTCGCCGCGCTGTACTACTGGGTGATCTGCGTCGCCCTGTCCGCCGCGCAGAAACGACTGGAGACCCGATTCGACAGGTATGTGGCCAAATGA